From the genome of Vigna angularis cultivar LongXiaoDou No.4 chromosome 11, ASM1680809v1, whole genome shotgun sequence, one region includes:
- the LOC108332778 gene encoding uncharacterized protein LOC108332778, producing MEINMRFEVDRPSSSNILKERITIEAEEGNRNGLRKLVKKMKSSQKDAFKKEYGNLLSLLEVKVQTSAITTLAQYYDPPLRCFTFQDFQLVPIVEEFEQILNIPLEGKAPYNYLGQYVPILQLSRIMKVHPVKLESKFIIKGKVRGLPQGYLKGYLHRLAEEENWETFMDVLALLLYGIMLFPSVKNLVDYAAMNAFVGYKERCENPVTAVLAEVYGTLNRCYELKGGKMLCCLPVLYMWFISRVTGDALNSPCPMDELLQCKPNVKGANEWAQLCASLNEDQIKWCVPWQRRSQIIYHCGRYPNVPLMGIRCCINYNPVLAQRQFGHPMRGSPTPASLAILQIYYEEGTFVEVLHEVRNAWGNIIRAEMDPRPWTIDEGIPYSHWIAERVRTVKLPFELTSPNLDYGKQFHKAESEELKLLKAEFEQMKLENIKLTNNLQSLQHDYENLKQEGVENSEAYEELLIRQKQELVAANIELTLKDREYGIIEISERVTKQLYDQSQRDKQKVLEELHKMHIRMDDAEQQANAAVTKLKKERWHRAESEKKHQELMNQMKEYTVEQGRVIKTGREVSHS from the coding sequence atggaaattaacatgagaTTTGAAGTTGACCGACCTTCAAGTTCAAACATTTTAAAGGAAAGGATAACCATTGAAGCAGAGGAAGGAAATAGGAATGGTCTGAGAAAACtggtaaagaaaatgaagtcATCCCAAAAGGACGCATTCAAGAAGGAGTATGGGAATTTGTTGAGCCTGTTAGAGGTGAaggtccaaacatcagcaattactactTTAGCCCAGTACTATGATCCACCACTAAGGTGTTTCACTTTTCAAGATTTCCAACTAGTGCCAATagtggaagaattcgagcaGATTTTAAATATACCTCTTGAGGGAAAAGCCCCATACAATTACCTTGGGCAGTATGTCCCTATCTTGCAGCTATCAAGGATCATGAAAGTACACCCTGTGAAGTTAGAAAGCAAGTTCATaatcaagggcaaagtgaggggccttccCCAAGGATACCTAAAAGGATACTTGCATCGTTTGGCTGAAGAGGAAAATTGGGAAACGTTTATGGATGTATTGGCTCTTCTCCTCTATGGTATCATGCTTTTTCCTAGTGTCAAGAATCTCGTTGACTATGCCGCTATGAACGCATTTGTAGGATACAAAGAGCGTTGTGAGAATCCAGTCACTGccgtcctggctgaagtttatgggacccttaatcgttgttatgAACTGAAGGGAGGAAAGATGTTATGCTGTCTACCAGTGTTGTAtatgtggttcatttcccgtgtGACTGGAGATGCCTTAAATTCCCCGTGCCCCATGGATGAGCTATTGCAGTGTAAACCAAATGTGAAAGGGGCAAATGAATGGGcacaactttgtgcaagtttaaacgaGGATCAaattaaatggtgtgtcccttggcagcGTAGATCACAAATTATATATCACTGCGGGAGGTAccctaatgtacccctcatgggtattaggtgtTGTATTAATTACAATCCTGTGTTAGCACAAAGGCAATTTGGGCATCCTATGAGAGGATCACCTACACCTGCGTCTCTTGCCATATTGCAAATCTATTATGAGGAAGGAACCTTTGTTGAAGTACTTCATGAAGTTAGGAATGCTTGGGGCAACATTATTCGTGCAGAAATGGACCCCAGACCATGGACTATTGATGAAGGAATTCCTTACAGCCATTGGATTGCAGAAAGGGTTAGGACAGTGAAGTTGCCTTTCGAGTTAACTTCTCCTAACCTAGATTATGGAAAACAGTTTCATAAGGCTGAAAGTGAGGAACTAAAATTGTTGAAGGCAGAATTCGAGCAAATGAAACTAGAAAATATCAAGTTGACCAATAATCTTCAGAGCCTACAACATGATTATGAGAATCTTAAGCAAGAAGGTGTGGAAAACAGCGAAGCATACGAGGAGTTGTTAATAAGACAAAAGCAAGAGCTAGTAGCGGCCAACATTGAGCTGACTTTGAAAGACCGGGAATATGGTATAATTGAGATATCAGAGCGTGTTACGAAGCAATTGTATGACCAATCCCAGAGGGACAAGCAAAAAGTACTAGAGGAACTGCACAAAATGCATATTAGAATGGACGACGCCGAACAACAGGCGAATGCAGCAGTGACAAAACTGAAGAAGGAACGTTGGCATCGGGCTGAATCAGAGAAGAAACATCAAGAGTTGATGAATCAGATGAAGGAGTATACCGTTGAACAAGGGCGAGTTATAAAAACTGGAAGAGAAGTGTCGcacagctag